One window from the genome of [Clostridium] celerecrescens 18A encodes:
- a CDS encoding MazG nucleotide pyrophosphohydrolase domain-containing protein produces the protein MYTFEDLVNITNKLRSEKGCSWDREQTYESLKKCLEEESREVLNAIDHEDMENLCEELGDILFLVMLYSQIAKEQGDFSTDDVVNGICKKMIRRHPHVFGGENAGLQLEGQALWDAIKKQEKALQKCEKP, from the coding sequence ATGTATACTTTTGAAGATTTAGTAAATATTACAAATAAACTGCGATCTGAAAAAGGCTGTTCCTGGGACAGGGAGCAGACCTATGAGAGTCTGAAAAAATGCCTTGAAGAAGAAAGCAGGGAGGTTCTTAATGCCATTGATCATGAGGATATGGAAAACCTTTGCGAAGAACTGGGAGATATCCTGTTTCTGGTAATGCTTTACAGCCAGATTGCAAAGGAGCAGGGAGACTTCTCCACTGATGATGTGGTAAATGGAATCTGTAAAAAAATGATACGCAGACACCCCCATGTTTTTGGAGGAGAAAATGCAGGTTTGCAGCTGGAGGGACAAGCGCTTTGGGATGCAATAAAAAAGCAGGAGAAAGCCCTTCAAAAGTGCGAAAAACCTTGA
- a CDS encoding HU family DNA-binding protein, with translation MLHSRRKISMNKAELIAAVAEKAELSKKDAEKAVKALTDVISEELVKGEKIQLVGFGTFEVSERAAREGRNPKSGEVMNIPASKTPKFKAGKALKDMVNA, from the coding sequence GTGCTACATTCTAGGAGGAAGATATCAATGAACAAAGCAGAGTTAATCGCAGCAGTCGCAGAAAAAGCAGAGCTGTCCAAAAAGGATGCAGAGAAGGCAGTTAAAGCTTTAACAGATGTAATATCTGAAGAACTGGTTAAAGGCGAGAAGATCCAGTTAGTTGGTTTTGGTACATTTGAGGTATCTGAAAGAGCGGCAAGAGAGGGAAGAAATCCAAAGAGCGGCGAAGTTATGAACATCCCTGCTTCCAAGACACCAAAATTTAAAGCTGGAAAGGCTTTAAAGGATATGGTGAACGCTTAA
- a CDS encoding RNA-binding S4 domain-containing protein, with translation MRLDKFLKVSRLIKRRTVANEACDAGRVLVGGKPAKASLNIKEGDIIEIHFGTSSVKVEVLDVAETVKKDEAKELYRYL, from the coding sequence ATGAGACTGGATAAGTTTCTCAAGGTTTCTCGTCTGATCAAGAGAAGAACCGTAGCGAACGAAGCCTGTGATGCAGGCCGTGTGCTTGTAGGTGGAAAGCCTGCGAAAGCTTCCTTAAACATTAAGGAAGGCGACATCATAGAGATCCATTTTGGGACTAGCTCTGTAAAGGTTGAGGTTCTTGATGTAGCGGAAACGGTTAAAAAGGATGAAGCCAAAGAGCTATATCGTTATCTCTAG
- a CDS encoding ComEC/Rec2 family competence protein produces the protein MKNFNIWKKIAACILFLNIVFTAFTTELLTPSVSAGELTMRGMGFGPALNIGPGSKIFNGGSLSLLSDYDNRQMLSMILQDKNGTLVVIDGGWDIDAAHLTEVLRSKGGHVSGWFITHPHSDHIGALVQILNNPDSQITIDNVYYSLADLSWYEKVEPSRNSMVNSLISALATLPAEKLHTVQKDQEIQLGQIKAKVLNNPYLLDVTSVNNSSIAYKFFLNDVSILVLGDMGPEAGEHLAAERSAEDLKSDIVQMSHHGQYGVNQNVYAIIKPQIALWPCPLWLWNNDNGGGIGSGDWKTLETRKWMEELGVKVNYCIKDGDQIIY, from the coding sequence ATGAAGAATTTCAACATATGGAAAAAAATAGCAGCTTGTATTTTATTTTTAAACATTGTATTTACCGCATTTACCACTGAACTCTTAACACCCAGTGTTTCAGCCGGAGAGCTTACGATGCGGGGCATGGGCTTTGGACCGGCCCTTAATATCGGACCGGGAAGCAAAATTTTTAACGGCGGCAGCTTATCCCTGCTTTCTGATTACGACAACCGGCAAATGCTTTCCATGATCTTACAGGACAAAAACGGAACCCTTGTGGTCATTGACGGCGGCTGGGACATTGATGCCGCCCATTTGACGGAAGTGCTGCGTTCTAAGGGAGGGCATGTATCCGGCTGGTTTATTACCCATCCTCATTCAGACCATATAGGGGCACTTGTTCAGATTCTGAATAATCCAGACAGCCAGATCACCATTGATAATGTCTATTATTCCCTGGCGGACTTATCCTGGTATGAAAAGGTTGAACCTTCCCGGAACAGTATGGTCAACAGTCTGATATCTGCCCTTGCAACACTCCCCGCCGAAAAGCTGCATACTGTACAGAAGGATCAGGAGATCCAGCTGGGACAGATAAAAGCAAAGGTTTTAAACAATCCTTATCTTCTGGATGTCACCTCCGTAAATAATAGCTCCATTGCTTATAAATTTTTCCTAAATGATGTAAGCATCCTGGTGCTGGGTGATATGGGACCCGAAGCCGGTGAACACCTGGCTGCAGAACGAAGCGCAGAAGATTTAAAAAGCGATATCGTTCAGATGTCCCACCACGGCCAGTACGGAGTTAACCAGAATGTATATGCCATCATTAAACCTCAAATCGCCCTCTGGCCCTGTCCGCTCTGGCTGTGGAATAACGACAACGGCGGCGGAATCGGCAGCGGGGACTGGAAGACGCTTGAAACCAGGAAATGGATGGAAGAGCTGGGAGTAAAGGTAAATTATTGCATCAAAGACGGAGACCAGATCATCTATTAA